The following is a genomic window from Butyricimonas faecihominis.
ACAGACCAGTCTGATGATTCCTGATAATCAGGTAACCCCTTTTCACTGACATAGTTTTTACTGATCGTGAAGTTCAGATTACCGTTAAATTTGTATCTTTTACGGTATTGGGTTGCGTATTGTAACCCCCAAGAACCGTTGGTGTAAATATCCCCGGTGATATTCATATCAATATAGTCATTGATATAAATATAGTACCCACCACCCCTCAAGTTAAATCCTCTCATTCGTTCCTCTCCGTAAGTGGGCATGATAATTCCCGACGTGGCTTTTTTTGTGATCGGGAAAAAGCCGAAAGGAATAAAGATCGGTAAAGGAATTCCTTCCAGTTCCAAATTGGTGAAACCGACGAATATCTTTTTGTCTTTGATCATCTTCGCCTTGCTCATGTTTAGCCCAAAGTGAGGATGGTCGTGTTCGTCGCAGGTTGTGTACATACCGTGTTTCACGCAATAGACGGAGTCACTCATCTTTTTGGTTGTTTTTCCTTGAATATAACCTTCTCCTTCCTGGGTGATAATCTCGGTTACGTAACCCTTTTTCGTGTCAAAATTATAATGTAATTCAGTACTTTCAAATTCCTGACCACCGTCTTTAAATTTAGGTGTCCCTTTTAATTTCCCGACAGAATCGGGTACTCCGGTTGCCATGGCAAGTTTTTTATCCATGTCGAGTTCGATGTAATCGGCTCTTAACTCTGTCGTAAGGTATTTCACGAAACCATTTCCGTATAGATATACTTTTTTCTCTTGTATTGAAAATCTGACCGAATCGTCCGCGTCGTATTTAACAAGGTCATCAAATAGAGGTTTGGATTGAGCGGAGTCATTGCGAATAGTATCAATCGGGATTCCTGCAGAATCATAAACGATACGAATGCTATCACCGGGTTGTCCCGTTGTGTCAATGGCTGTGATAAAGAGATTTTGTCCGAAAATAATCTCGGACGCCAAGCCATTCGATGAGAGTATTATGGGCAGGGCGATCATTGTTAAAATGATACATTTCTTAATAAAAAGCCCTGTATATAATCTAACTTGCAATTTTATAATTATTTTTGTGACTAATTATTGCATCACGCATATTGCATTTTTGCTTTGCAAATGTAAGAAATAATGGTTGTTAATGCTCATGATTCTTTTTAAAAAGTTTTAAATACATGATAAATCAGTGTAGGTTCATATGTTTCTTGTTGGTAATCTTTTTATTAGAAGGTTCAAATTCTTTGATGGCACAAGAGGCTTTGGGTAAAATTAATTGTATTTGTATTGATGCCGGACATGGAGGAAAAGATCCGGGAGCTATCAGTGGAAAGCTGAGAGAAAAAGATATAACGTTGGCCATCGCTCTGAAATTGGGGAAAATGGTGAAGAGTGCCTATCCTGATTTGAAAGTCGTGTACACGAGAACAAAAGATGTTGCCGTGGATTTGAGAGAACGGGGACGGATTGCGAATAAGGCCAAAGCGCAATTGTTTATATCCATTCATGTGAATAAGTTTTCTAAATCAAGCGTGAGAGGCGTGGAAACATACGTGCTGGGGTTGCATAAGTCGGAGGCCAGTTTTCAGGTTGCCATGAAAGAGAACGAGGCTATTCATTACGAAGAGGATTATTCTGTGAAATATGATGGTTTTGATCCGAAAAAGGCAGAGTCATATATCATGTTTAATTTTTTGAAAAATAGTCATTTGAAGAATAGTATGGAATTTGCCGCACCTATACAAAAGGAGTTAATCGCGAGAACTCGTATGCCGGATCGGGAAGTAAGGCAAGCGGGATTTATCGTGTTGATGGACGTGGGGATGCCGGCTGTTCTGATTGAGACCGGTTTTATTTCGAATCCGAGTGATCAAAAGATTTTAACGTCTGAATCGGGACAAACGAATATTGCCCGGGCTATATTTACGGCTTTTCAGGCCTATAAGAATAACGTGGAACGTAACAGTGTCGTGTTGACCGGTGGACAGGATGAACAAAAAGTGATATCAAAACAGACTCCGCAGGTGCAAAAGCAAAACCAGAAAACTTCCACGGTAGAAAAGAAAGACGTAGAGAAGAATATTACGACTTCTGGTAAGAATGATTTGTTTTATGCTATACAAGTTGCCTCTTCCAAGACACAAATAAAAGATCTTCGGTATCTGAAACTGAAAGATAAGGTGGAGGTGCTGAAGGGAACAGACCGTTACCGGTATTACGTGAAGAAAACTTCGAGTTACGAGAAAGCGTTAGAGTTTCAACAAGAAGTTCGGAAAACTGTAAAGGATTGCTTTGTTATTGCTGTCTATAAGGGAAAACAAATTACCGTGGCAGAGGCAAGAAAGTTAGAACGGAAAAAATAAATGAAGAAATAAAATAATACTCATGAAAATGAAAATAAGAAGAGAAGCGAAATTAGCCCTGACTGCGTTGGCTGCGGTTTTTATCTTGATTTGGGGAATAAATTTCTTGAAAGGTTCGTCCTTGTTTGAATCCAAAAGTACATTTTACGGCGTGTATGATAGTGTAGAAGGGTTGAAAGTGTCTAGTGGCGTTATTTACCGAGGATATCAGGTAGGACAAGTAATTTCGATTCAATTTACGGGAGAACGGTTCGATCGGGTACTCGTGAAGTTCTCGGTGGATAAAGGGTTGGAGCTGCCATCAAACACGTTGGCCATGATTCAGAGTGCTGATTTAATGGGTTCAAAAGTTGTTGCTCTAGTGCCGGGAGATTCTCACGTGACTGCGGTAAGTGGAGACACCCTGCGGTCCCAAGTGGAGCGTGGACTTATGGAACAGGTGAGCCAGCAAATGTTGCCATTGAAACAGAAGGCCGAGCGTTTGCTGGGATCGTTGGATTCCGTGATGTTAATTGTTCAAGGGTTGTTTAATGAGGAAACAAAAAAGAATCTAAGTAATAGTTTCGGAAGTATTGATCGAACATTACGTAATTTGGAGGGAGCCTCGGGAAATTTGGATACC
Proteins encoded in this region:
- a CDS encoding MlaD family protein — its product is MKIRREAKLALTALAAVFILIWGINFLKGSSLFESKSTFYGVYDSVEGLKVSSGVIYRGYQVGQVISIQFTGERFDRVLVKFSVDKGLELPSNTLAMIQSADLMGSKVVALVPGDSHVTAVSGDTLRSQVERGLMEQVSQQMLPLKQKAERLLGSLDSVMLIVQGLFNEETKKNLSNSFGSIDRTLRNLEGASGNLDTLIQGESARISSILQDVNSITGNLRNNNEEISTILGNVSAISDSLRQASLHQTLMSLDYILATTDSIMNKINRGEGTIGALLNDNDLYYNLNQVSENLNRLLVEFRYNPKRFINLSLIDFSSGKNALEEYGVVIFESSERLDVNSELYVQNHGLKEIKYKDKYLYIIDSYKKLKPAQKKLDDVIKRYNDAYIVKIDFI
- a CDS encoding N-acetylmuramoyl-L-alanine amidase, which codes for MAQEALGKINCICIDAGHGGKDPGAISGKLREKDITLAIALKLGKMVKSAYPDLKVVYTRTKDVAVDLRERGRIANKAKAQLFISIHVNKFSKSSVRGVETYVLGLHKSEASFQVAMKENEAIHYEEDYSVKYDGFDPKKAESYIMFNFLKNSHLKNSMEFAAPIQKELIARTRMPDREVRQAGFIVLMDVGMPAVLIETGFISNPSDQKILTSESGQTNIARAIFTAFQAYKNNVERNSVVLTGGQDEQKVISKQTPQVQKQNQKTSTVEKKDVEKNITTSGKNDLFYAIQVASSKTQIKDLRYLKLKDKVEVLKGTDRYRYYVKKTSSYEKALEFQQEVRKTVKDCFVIAVYKGKQITVAEARKLERKK